In Rhodococcus rhodochrous, a single genomic region encodes these proteins:
- the dusB gene encoding tRNA dihydrouridine synthase DusB, whose translation MSSLRIGPLELNSPVVLAPMAGVTNVAFRTLCRELELERAGSTSGLYVCEMVTARALVERHAVTMHMTTFGPTETPRSLQLYTVDPDTTYAAAKMIVDENLADHIDMNFGCPVPKVTRKGGGSALPYKRRLFGQIVAAAVRATEGTDIPVTVKFRIGIDDEHHTHLDAGRIAASEGAAAVALHARTAAQRYSGAADWGEIARLKEHVTDVPVLGNGDIFDASDAEKMMAQTGCDGVVVGRGCLGRPWLFAELSAALGGRPIPTPPNLGEVTQIMRRHAELLADHHGEDRGLRDMRKHIAWYLRGFPAGSEIRNGLARVSTLAELDDLLGKLDHDVPFPADAEGPRGRQGSPSSVALPDGWLDDPEDTCVPEGADIMHSGG comes from the coding sequence ATGTCATCCCTCCGTATCGGTCCGCTCGAACTGAACAGCCCGGTCGTGCTGGCGCCGATGGCGGGAGTGACGAACGTCGCATTCCGCACGCTGTGCCGCGAACTCGAACTCGAACGGGCCGGCAGCACGTCGGGCCTGTACGTGTGCGAGATGGTCACCGCCCGCGCCCTCGTCGAGCGGCACGCGGTCACCATGCACATGACCACCTTCGGCCCCACCGAGACACCGCGGTCGCTGCAGCTGTACACCGTCGATCCCGACACCACCTACGCCGCGGCGAAGATGATCGTCGACGAGAACCTCGCCGACCACATCGACATGAACTTCGGATGCCCGGTCCCGAAGGTGACCCGCAAGGGCGGAGGGTCGGCCCTCCCCTACAAGCGCCGGTTGTTCGGGCAGATCGTCGCGGCCGCCGTCCGCGCCACCGAGGGCACCGACATCCCGGTCACGGTCAAGTTCCGCATCGGGATCGACGACGAACACCACACCCACCTCGATGCCGGTCGCATCGCAGCCTCCGAGGGTGCCGCGGCCGTGGCCCTCCACGCCCGGACCGCTGCGCAGCGATATTCGGGAGCGGCCGACTGGGGCGAGATCGCACGGTTGAAGGAGCACGTCACCGATGTGCCCGTGCTCGGCAACGGCGACATCTTCGACGCCTCCGACGCCGAGAAGATGATGGCGCAGACCGGGTGCGACGGCGTCGTCGTCGGTCGCGGCTGCCTCGGACGCCCGTGGCTGTTCGCCGAACTGAGCGCCGCGCTCGGTGGTCGCCCGATCCCCACCCCGCCGAATCTCGGTGAGGTGACGCAGATCATGCGACGGCACGCCGAACTGCTCGCCGACCACCACGGCGAGGACCGCGGTCTGCGCGACATGCGCAAGCACATTGCCTGGTACCTGCGCGGCTTCCCTGCGGGTTCGGAGATCCGCAACGGCCTCGCCCGCGTGTCGACGCTCGCCGAGCTCGACGACCTGCTGGGCAAACTCGACCACGACGTGCCCTTCCCCGCGGATGCCGAAGGCCCGCGGGGACGTCAGGGCTCCCCGAGCAGCGTCGCTCTGCCCGACGGCTGGCTCGACGACCCCGAGGACACCTGCGTGCCCGAGGGCGCCGACATTATGCACTCGGGCGGGTAA